One part of the Marispirochaeta sp. genome encodes these proteins:
- the ybaK gene encoding Cys-tRNA(Pro) deacylase: MTPAVKTLKNSGLAYRLHEYIHDPRAASFGPEAAEKLGVEPSRVFKTLVLCSAAGEYSAWMLPVDRHLDLKEAARISGEKKMELSDPKEAERITGYIVGGISPLGQKKRLPLFIDSRALEHKTILFSGGKRGLQIEMAPSDFIKISSAAASGNFS, translated from the coding sequence ATGACACCTGCCGTAAAGACCCTGAAGAACTCCGGTCTTGCGTATAGACTCCATGAATATATTCATGATCCCAGGGCTGCCTCGTTCGGACCCGAAGCCGCAGAGAAGCTCGGGGTGGAACCATCCAGGGTTTTCAAGACGCTTGTTCTGTGCTCCGCCGCCGGAGAATATTCTGCCTGGATGCTGCCGGTCGACCGGCATCTTGATTTAAAAGAAGCAGCCCGAATAAGCGGAGAAAAAAAGATGGAACTTTCCGATCCAAAAGAAGCTGAACGGATAACCGGATACATCGTGGGAGGAATCAGTCCTTTAGGACAAAAAAAGAGACTCCCCTTATTCATCGATTCCCGGGCGCTTGAACATAAGACCATACTGTTCAGCGGCGGGAAAAGGGGACTTCAGATTGAGATGGCCCCATCGGATTTTATTAAAATCAGCAGTGCGGCTGCTTCGGGAAATTTTTCATAG
- a CDS encoding YkgJ family cysteine cluster protein yields the protein MNTPFYSKGLRFDCTGCSRCCRYEPGYVFLSETDLLRLCACRGLDRSEFIHSYCRTINLNGFFRISLIEKENYDCIFWQDGGCSVYESRPVQCRTYPFWEPFLSDKDEWESLARECPGVNKGRLYSQKEIEALIEARQIESLLSGDDL from the coding sequence ATGAATACTCCATTCTATTCGAAGGGGCTCCGTTTCGATTGTACTGGATGCTCACGCTGTTGTCGGTATGAACCGGGCTATGTCTTTCTTTCAGAAACGGATCTCTTGCGCCTCTGCGCCTGCCGAGGATTGGATCGTTCGGAGTTTATCCATAGCTACTGCAGAACCATTAACCTGAACGGCTTTTTCCGTATCAGCCTTATAGAAAAAGAGAATTACGACTGTATTTTCTGGCAGGACGGCGGCTGCAGTGTATACGAGTCCAGACCTGTGCAATGCCGTACTTATCCCTTCTGGGAGCCTTTTTTATCGGATAAGGATGAATGGGAGTCCCTGGCCCGGGAATGTCCGGGTGTTAACAAAGGCAGGCTCTATTCACAAAAAGAGATAGAAGCCCTGATAGAAGCCCGGCAGATAGAGTCTTTACTGAGTGGTGACGACCTATGA
- a CDS encoding MBL fold metallo-hydrolase, with translation MKVRFWGVRGSIPTPLSSRQIQSRIAAVVQRIEPHHLENQQSRERFLHDLPPYIMGTVGGNTTCLEVRLKDNTTIIIDAGSGIRELGAALKKQGEHIRVYHILFTHFHWDHIQGLPFFAPQVYDPRCEIHFYSPVPNLKAILEEQMQKPYFPISMESMNAVLFFHKLKGNTMDIGPVTVSWRPMKHPGNSYSYKIQEEDSAFIFSSDTELVQGDFIENPENTAFYRGVDSLIMDSQYTLDEAIEKYDWGHSSYSLAVDFAVTWGIRKLYLFHHEPQYDDKKLYSIEQSARWYLNHQKDSNLEIYSAIEGMEFEL, from the coding sequence ATGAAAGTCCGCTTCTGGGGAGTCCGAGGCTCAATTCCAACCCCTTTGAGCAGCCGGCAGATACAGAGCCGCATTGCAGCGGTTGTCCAGCGTATAGAGCCCCATCACCTGGAGAATCAGCAGAGCAGGGAAAGATTTCTGCACGATTTGCCCCCCTATATTATGGGAACTGTCGGAGGAAACACCACCTGCCTGGAAGTCCGGCTTAAGGATAACACGACGATCATCATAGATGCTGGTTCCGGAATCCGGGAGTTAGGGGCTGCACTGAAAAAACAGGGAGAGCATATTCGGGTATATCATATTCTATTTACCCATTTTCATTGGGATCACATTCAGGGGCTCCCGTTTTTTGCTCCCCAGGTTTATGACCCGCGCTGCGAGATCCACTTTTACAGCCCTGTACCAAATCTCAAAGCAATCCTTGAGGAACAAATGCAAAAACCCTATTTTCCTATAAGCATGGAAAGTATGAACGCTGTACTCTTTTTCCACAAACTCAAAGGGAATACCATGGATATAGGACCAGTTACAGTTTCGTGGAGACCAATGAAGCATCCGGGAAATTCATATTCCTATAAAATACAGGAAGAGGACAGCGCGTTTATCTTTTCTTCTGACACAGAACTCGTGCAGGGAGATTTTATTGAAAACCCGGAAAATACAGCCTTCTACCGCGGGGTCGATTCCCTTATAATGGACAGCCAGTACACCCTTGATGAGGCAATAGAAAAATATGATTGGGGCCATTCTTCCTATAGCCTTGCAGTAGATTTTGCGGTCACCTGGGGAATACGAAAACTGTATCTTTTTCATCATGAACCCCAGTACGATGATAAAAAGCTCTACTCCATTGAGCAGTCTGCCCGCTGGTATCTGAATCACCAAAAAGACAGCAACCTGGAAATCTACTCTGCTATCGAGGGAATGGAGTTTGAATTATGA